The genomic stretch AATCGAGAATCTTAAACACGGCTTAAGCCAACCTCTTATTCTTGAATTTTTCTTTCAAACGCCTTACTGGCACGCTATCCATAAAGTTTGCACCAATCGCGACAAATAACAATAACGCATTGATTGGCCACATGCCGATTACCGCCGGGATACTGCCCTCTTCAATAGAAGATTTAGTCGCACTGATTGCCAAGAAGTAAGTCAGGTAAATGAGAATCGCCGGGCCAATCTTTGCAAAACGCCCCTGTCTTGGGTTTACCGCAGATAGTGGCACAACAAGCATGGTCAACAATGGAATACAAAGTACCAATGAAATACGCCACTGTAATTCCGCTTTCGCACTATTGTTTGGATTACCAATCAGTTCAAGAGTTGAAATCGCTTCCCAATCTCGACCTTTTTTCTCCACTTCACGCTGACCAATCAGGCCTTCGTACTCTTCAAAGTGCGTCACCATATAATCAAGGCGTGTAGGCACACCCTCATGACGCGTGCCATCGTACATCACAATAACTTGACGACCATCACTTAGCTCTTTCACATCCCCTGACTTAGAGAACATCACGCTCGGAAGTACAGAATCACGTGGACGCATTTGAGCAACGAACACATTTTCTAGCTTATTACCTTCGATATCATCGATGAATACCACAGATGAGCCATCTGGCGTGCCTTCAAACTTACCCTTAGGTAGCAAATCAACACTGTTCTCTGCAGCGACTTCTTCATACATTTGCTCAACTTTGTCTTGCGACCAAGGAGATAACCAAAATGAGTTAAAGGCTGCAACCGATGCTGTAATCAAAGCTAAGTAAAGCGCAGATTGGATCAGGAATTTATTACCGATACCCGTAGCGTTCATCACTACAATTTCACTTTCAGCGTAAAGGCGGCCAAAAGTGAGCAAAATACCAATATAGATACTGAGTGGCAGCATCAACAAGCCCATTGCTGGCATATTTAGACCAACAATAGACAATATGAGACTCGCAGGGATATCACCATCAGAGGCGTCCGCTAAAACACTGATGAATTTTTGGCTGAGAAACACGAGAAAGAGAACAAAAAAGATCGCAAATTGGCTCTTGATTGTCTCGCGGATCAAATATCTAACAATAATCACGCTCAAATTACCTATACAAAACTTGTTTTTTTGATTGAATCACTATAATTTCCCGTTGAACCTTTTATTTTTTTAAATTTTTAGCTAAGTGTTAGCGTTCTTCTTTAAGGTTAGTTCCATTATAGGATCCAACAAGTAAGAACCCATTATCTAACATTTAGTTCGATTTGTCTTCAGGATGTAGGAGTACGCATGGAGTTCAGTGTAAAAAGTGGCAGCCCAGAGAAACAGCGCAGCGCATGTATCGTTGTCGGTGTATTCGAACCGCGCCGCCTTTCTCCAGTAGCCGAGCAATTAGATAAGATTAGCGATGGCTACATTAGTTCACTGCTTCGTCGCGGTGATCTAGAGGGTAAACCTGGCCAGATGCTACTACTGCATCAAGTACCTGGTGTACTTTCAGAACGTGTTCTACTAGTAGGCTGTGGTAAAGAACGTGAGCTAGGCGAGCGTCAATACAAAGAAATTATTCAAAAAACCATCAGCACACTAAACGAAACAGGTTCTATGGAAGCAGTATGTTTCCTTACAGAACTTCACGTTAAAGGCCGTGACACTTACTGGAAAGTTCGCCAAGCAGTAGAAGCGACTAAAGATGGTCTTTACACATTTGACCAATTCAAGAGCAACAAACCAGAGACTCGTCGCCCACTACGTAAATTGGTATTCAACGTACCAACACGTCGCGAGCTAAGCCTTGGTGAAAAAGCGATCTCTCATGGTCTTGCTATTGCTTCTGGTGTTAAAGCGTCTAAAGATCTTGGCAACATGCCACCAAACATTGCTAACCCAGCATACCTTGCCTCTCAAGCTCGTCGCCTAGCTGACGACTTCGAAACCGTAACGACTAAGATCATCGGTGAAGAAGAGATGGAAAAACTGGGCATGACTTCTTACCTAGCGGTAGGTCGTGGCTCTAAGAACGAATCTATGATGTCTATCATGGAGTACAAAGGCGCACCTGATTCAGATGCAAAACCGATTGTACTTGTTGGTAAAGGCCTTACGTTCGATTCAGGCGGTATCTCACTTAAGCCTGGTGAAGGCATGGATGAGATGAAGTACGATATGTGTGGTGCGGCGTCTGTATTCGGTACAATGAAAGCATTGGCGAAACTTAACTTGCCAATCAACGTTGTCGGTATTCTAGCGGGTTGTGAAAACATGCCTGGTAGCAATGCTTACCGCCCAGGTGACATCCTAACGACGATGTCAGGCCAAACCGTTGAAGTTTTAAACACTGATGCTGAAGGTCGCTTGGTTCTTTGTGATGCGCTAACTTACGTTGAGCGTTTCGAACCAGATTGCGTAGTTGACGTCGCAACGCTAACAGGCGCGTGTGTTATTGCTCTAGGTCACCACATCAGTGGCGTTCTATCAAACCACAACCCACTGTCTCACGAACTTGTAAATGCTTCAGAGCAAGCAAGTGACCGTGCATGGCGTCTACCAATGGCAGACGAGTACCACGAGCAGCTAAACAGCCCATTCGCAGATATGGCGAACATCGGCGGCCGCCCTGGCGGTACTATCACAGCTGGTTGCTTCCTGTCTAAGTTCACTAAGAAGTACCACTGGGCTCACCTAGATATCGCAGGTACAGCTTGGAAATCTGGTGCAGCGAAAGGCTCGACAGGTCGTCCTGTCTCAATGCTAGTCCAATTCTTATTGAACCGCAGCGGCCATGAGACTGAAGAGCAATCTTCAAAATAATGAGAAGGGCCTACGGGCCCTTTTTTAATAAGCGCTATTTGTCAGAGTCTATTGACCCAGTAAGATGAATAGCCACGATTTCCAGTTCGAGTATTAAGCATGCAGACAGCTACGTTTTACATAGTGTCATCAGATAGCCCGCAAGCCAGTGAAGAAGGTTTTGCTCACTATGTGCTGTTTCTTGCTCAGCATTTTGCGAAACAAGGCGCTAAACTTTACCTCAACTGTAATGACAAAGAACATGCCGAGCGTATCGCAGAGATTTTCTGGCAAGTTGAACCCAGTGAATTTATTGCGCACAACTTAGTTGGCGAAGGTCCGAAATATTCAACCAACATTGAAATTGGCTACCAAGGTGTAAAACACAATTGGAATCGTCAGCTGGTAATTAATCTGGCCGATAATCATACAACCTTTGCGAACGCCTTTGCTCAGGTGATAGACTTCGTTCCTTGCGAAGAAAAAGCTAAGCAACTCGCTCGAGAAAGGTATAAAATTTACCGTCAGGCTGGATATCAGCTACAAACTATCGAGATTCAACATCCATAGTCAAACCTCATAGTTAAAGCTATCTTTGGATTTAGATTCAAGAAGCTTCACTTATGAAGTTTGACCACGATTAACCATTCACAGTATCCGTTTAAGAGCACTATGGAAAAGACATACAACCCAACATCAATCGAACAAGCTCTGTATCAGACTTGGGAAGAGAAAGGCTACTTTAAGCCACACGGTGACACATCAAAAGAAGCTTACAGCATCATGATCCCGCCACCGAACGTCACTGGCAGCCTGCATATGGGTCACGCGTTCCAAGATACGATCATGGATACGCTTATCCGTGCTCAACGTATGAAAGGCAAAAACACGCTTTGGCAAGTGGGTACTGACCACGCTGGTATCGCAACTCAAATGGTTGTTGAGCGTAAGATTGCTGCTGAAGAAGGCAAAACAAAACACGACTACGGCCGTGAAGCTTTCATCGACAAGATCTGGGAATGGAAAGGTGAATCAGGTGGCACGATCACTCAACAACTTCGTCGTCTTGGTGCATCTGTAGACTGGGATCGCGAGCGATTCACTATGGATGACGGCCTATCGGCTGCGACTCAAGAAGTGTTTGTTCGTCTATACGAAGAAGACCTAATCTACCGTGGTAAGCGTCTAGTAAACTGGGATCCTAAACTGCACACTGCGATTTCTGATCTTGAAGTTGAAAACAAAGACAAAAAAGGTTTCATGTGGCACTTCCGCTACCCGCTAGCGAACGGTGTTAAAACGGCGGATGGCAAAGACTACATTGTTGTTGCTACTACTCGTCCAGAAACCATGCTTGGTGATACTGGCGTAGCGGTAAACCCAGAAGATCCACGTTACAAAGATCTTATCGGTAAAGAAATCCTACTTCCTGTAGTAAACCGTCTTATCCCTATCGTAGGTGATGAGCACGCAGACATGGAAAAAGGTACTGGTTGTGTGAAGATCACACCAGCTCACGACTTTAACGATTACGAAGTGGGTAAGCGCAACAACCTACCAATGATCAACATCCTAACGTTCAACGCTGATATCCGTGATGCTGCTGAAGTATTCACAACTAACGGCGAAGAAAGCGATGTTTACTCAACAGACATCCCTGCTAAATACCAAGGCATGGAGCGCTTTGCTGCTCGTAAAGCTATTGTTGCTGAATTCGAAGAACTTGGTCTTCTTGAAGAGATCAAAGATCACGACCTAACCGTACCTTACGGCGACCGTGGTGGTGTAGTTATCGAACCAATGCTGACTGACCAATGGTACGTGCGCACAGCACCTCTTGCTGAGCCTGCAGTTAAAGCCGTTGAAGATGGTCAAATCCAGTTCGTACCTAAGCAGTACGAAAACATGTACTTCGCGTGGATGCGTGACGTGCAAGACTGGTGTATCTCTCGTCAACTTTGGTGGGGCCACCGTATCCCAGCATGGTACGACAACGATGGTAAAGTATACGTAGGTCGCACTGAAGAAGAAGTTCGTGAAAAGAACAACCTAGCGCCTGTTGTTGTACTTAAGCAAGACGACGACGTACTAGACACTTGGTTCTCTTCTGCACTTTGGACATTCGGCACGCAAGGCTGGCCTGAAGATACTGAAGCGCTGAAAACATTCCACCCATCTGAAGTACTAGTATCTGGTTTTGATATTATCTTCTTCTGGGTTGCTCGTATGATCATGATGACCATGCACTTCGTGAAAGACGAAGATGGCAAGGCTCAAGTACCTTTCAAAACGGTTTACATGACAGGTCTTATCCGTGATGAAAACGGCGACAAGATGTCTAAATCGAAGGGGAACGTACTTGACCCAATCGACATGATTGACGGCATCGGCCTTGAAGAGCTAGTAGAGAAGCGTTGTGGCAACATGATGCAACCTAAACTGGCTGCTAAGATCGAAAAAGCAACACGTAAAACTTTCGAAAACGGTATCGAACCATACGGTACTGACGCACTGCGTTTCACTCTTGCTGCTATGGCTTCAACGGGCCGTGACATCAACTGGGACATGAAGCGTCTTGAAGGTTACCGTAACTTCTGTAACAAGCTATGGAACGCAAGCCGTTACGTACTGATGAATACAGAAGAGCACGATTGTGGCATGTCACTGTCTGTTGAAGACCGTGCAAACATGGAATTCTCTCTAGCAGATAAGTGGATTGAATCTCAGTTTGAAGTTGCAGCGAAAGAGTTTAACGCTCACCTAGACAACTACCGTCTAGACATGGCAGCAAACACGCTTTACGAATTCATCTGGAACCAATTCTGTGACTGGTACCTAGAGCTAACTAAACCTGTTCTTTGGAAAGGTACTGAAGCTCAGCAACAAGCGACTCGTTACACGCTTATCACGGTTCTAGAGAAGACTCTGCGTCTTGCTCACCCTGTTCTTCCTTACATCACTGAATCTATCTGGCAAAGCGTTAAGCCGCTAGTAGACGGCGTTGAAGGCGAGACAATCATGACTCAAGCGCTTCCTCAGTTTAACGAAGATAACTTCAATGCTGAGATCGTTGAAGACATCGAGTGGGTTAAGACTTTCATCACAGCTATCCGTAACCTACGTGCGGAATACGACATTGCACCAAGCCAAGGCTTAGAAGTAATGATCAAAGTCGCTGATGAGAAAGACGCTGCTCGTATCGAAGCGAACAAGATCGTTCTAAACTCTCTAGCTAAACTAGACGACATTAAAGTCCTAGCAGACGGTGAAGAGACTCCGGCTTGTGCAACTAAACTGGTTGGCAAATCTGAGTTGATGATCCCAATGGCGGGTCTTATCGACAAAGATGCTGAGCTTGCTCGTCTAGATAAAGAAGTAGCGAAGACTCACGGTGAGATTAAGCGTATCGAAGGTAAGCTAGGTAACGAAGGTTTTGTTGCTAAAGCACCAGAAGCCGTTATCGCGAAAGAGCGTGAGAAGCTTGAAGGCTACCAAGAGACTCTTGTTAAGCTTGAAGAGCAAAAAGCGACTATCGCTGCACTGTAATTGGTAAATTAACCGACCAATTCAAGCATGTAAAAAAGGGCAGATTATTCTGCCCTTTTTTGATCTTGTCAGTTATTGCTATTGAACACTTTTCAGTAAATCAATACGCTCTGTTAACTCAGGGTGAGTGCTTAACCACGCCGGCAGCTCAGCCACATGCTCAGAGCTTCCTTGTAATAATTGAAACATCTCAATCATTGGCTTGTTGGTACCATGTATCTGCCACATCGAGTCCGCTGCATACCTATCGGCTTCGCGTTCTGCTTGCTGTGACTGACCATTGTTAGCAACAAATAC from Vibrio pomeroyi encodes the following:
- the lptF gene encoding LPS export ABC transporter permease LptF, with amino-acid sequence MIIVRYLIRETIKSQFAIFFVLFLVFLSQKFISVLADASDGDIPASLILSIVGLNMPAMGLLMLPLSIYIGILLTFGRLYAESEIVVMNATGIGNKFLIQSALYLALITASVAAFNSFWLSPWSQDKVEQMYEEVAAENSVDLLPKGKFEGTPDGSSVVFIDDIEGNKLENVFVAQMRPRDSVLPSVMFSKSGDVKELSDGRQVIVMYDGTRHEGVPTRLDYMVTHFEEYEGLIGQREVEKKGRDWEAISTLELIGNPNNSAKAELQWRISLVLCIPLLTMLVVPLSAVNPRQGRFAKIGPAILIYLTYFLAISATKSSIEEGSIPAVIGMWPINALLLFVAIGANFMDSVPVRRLKEKFKNKRLA
- the pepA gene encoding leucyl aminopeptidase, encoding MEFSVKSGSPEKQRSACIVVGVFEPRRLSPVAEQLDKISDGYISSLLRRGDLEGKPGQMLLLHQVPGVLSERVLLVGCGKERELGERQYKEIIQKTISTLNETGSMEAVCFLTELHVKGRDTYWKVRQAVEATKDGLYTFDQFKSNKPETRRPLRKLVFNVPTRRELSLGEKAISHGLAIASGVKASKDLGNMPPNIANPAYLASQARRLADDFETVTTKIIGEEEMEKLGMTSYLAVGRGSKNESMMSIMEYKGAPDSDAKPIVLVGKGLTFDSGGISLKPGEGMDEMKYDMCGAASVFGTMKALAKLNLPINVVGILAGCENMPGSNAYRPGDILTTMSGQTVEVLNTDAEGRLVLCDALTYVERFEPDCVVDVATLTGACVIALGHHISGVLSNHNPLSHELVNASEQASDRAWRLPMADEYHEQLNSPFADMANIGGRPGGTITAGCFLSKFTKKYHWAHLDIAGTAWKSGAAKGSTGRPVSMLVQFLLNRSGHETEEQSSK
- a CDS encoding DNA polymerase III subunit chi — encoded protein: MQTATFYIVSSDSPQASEEGFAHYVLFLAQHFAKQGAKLYLNCNDKEHAERIAEIFWQVEPSEFIAHNLVGEGPKYSTNIEIGYQGVKHNWNRQLVINLADNHTTFANAFAQVIDFVPCEEKAKQLARERYKIYRQAGYQLQTIEIQHP
- a CDS encoding valine--tRNA ligase; protein product: MEKTYNPTSIEQALYQTWEEKGYFKPHGDTSKEAYSIMIPPPNVTGSLHMGHAFQDTIMDTLIRAQRMKGKNTLWQVGTDHAGIATQMVVERKIAAEEGKTKHDYGREAFIDKIWEWKGESGGTITQQLRRLGASVDWDRERFTMDDGLSAATQEVFVRLYEEDLIYRGKRLVNWDPKLHTAISDLEVENKDKKGFMWHFRYPLANGVKTADGKDYIVVATTRPETMLGDTGVAVNPEDPRYKDLIGKEILLPVVNRLIPIVGDEHADMEKGTGCVKITPAHDFNDYEVGKRNNLPMINILTFNADIRDAAEVFTTNGEESDVYSTDIPAKYQGMERFAARKAIVAEFEELGLLEEIKDHDLTVPYGDRGGVVIEPMLTDQWYVRTAPLAEPAVKAVEDGQIQFVPKQYENMYFAWMRDVQDWCISRQLWWGHRIPAWYDNDGKVYVGRTEEEVREKNNLAPVVVLKQDDDVLDTWFSSALWTFGTQGWPEDTEALKTFHPSEVLVSGFDIIFFWVARMIMMTMHFVKDEDGKAQVPFKTVYMTGLIRDENGDKMSKSKGNVLDPIDMIDGIGLEELVEKRCGNMMQPKLAAKIEKATRKTFENGIEPYGTDALRFTLAAMASTGRDINWDMKRLEGYRNFCNKLWNASRYVLMNTEEHDCGMSLSVEDRANMEFSLADKWIESQFEVAAKEFNAHLDNYRLDMAANTLYEFIWNQFCDWYLELTKPVLWKGTEAQQQATRYTLITVLEKTLRLAHPVLPYITESIWQSVKPLVDGVEGETIMTQALPQFNEDNFNAEIVEDIEWVKTFITAIRNLRAEYDIAPSQGLEVMIKVADEKDAARIEANKIVLNSLAKLDDIKVLADGEETPACATKLVGKSELMIPMAGLIDKDAELARLDKEVAKTHGEIKRIEGKLGNEGFVAKAPEAVIAKEREKLEGYQETLVKLEEQKATIAAL